One Jeotgalibaca porci genomic region harbors:
- a CDS encoding GGDEF domain-containing protein, whose translation MFATMIANVTIIFIPIYLYFRSNYAIADIKQLSFQKWLLFVCVESLVGIALVYLSWDFVGIPVDSRILFFSISMTYFGWKITIPSMLLAEVVHIFHTGHATMLVGLVTTLLFAWSLYFVAKLAAKRFEAYGQLLSLVLYNAVLKTVLVYRTTQDVQRTFLFFLVIVTLSLLITTGMFMQMADLRILRERSDFDYLTRLLNVRKFKERLTTLDKVSHAHVSIAVLDLDLFKQFNDTYGHDAGDNILWGVAQVFAAYSSKNATVYRIGGEEFAVIMVGMSKKEAEFFIVDIMDNVVNRPIPLNREESVSVTLSVGLAFSREGETLHKLWKLADRAMYHSKENGRNQLTVAPTE comes from the coding sequence ATGTTTGCTACAATGATTGCCAACGTGACTATTATCTTTATTCCAATTTATTTGTATTTTCGCAGCAACTACGCGATTGCAGATATCAAACAATTATCTTTTCAAAAATGGTTGCTGTTCGTCTGTGTAGAGTCACTCGTAGGGATTGCTCTCGTATACTTATCTTGGGACTTTGTGGGCATTCCAGTAGATTCGCGTATCCTCTTTTTTAGTATTTCGATGACCTATTTTGGTTGGAAGATAACTATTCCGAGTATGTTGCTTGCAGAAGTAGTGCATATCTTTCATACCGGACATGCGACTATGCTAGTGGGACTCGTTACTACTCTTCTTTTTGCATGGTCGCTTTACTTTGTAGCGAAATTGGCCGCAAAGCGCTTTGAAGCTTATGGTCAGTTGCTATCTCTTGTTCTGTACAACGCCGTACTCAAAACTGTGTTGGTTTACAGAACTACTCAAGATGTGCAAAGAACCTTCCTGTTCTTTCTTGTCATCGTGACTCTGTCGTTGCTTATAACAACTGGGATGTTCATGCAGATGGCTGATTTACGCATTTTGAGGGAACGTTCTGATTTTGATTACTTAACGCGACTCTTAAATGTTCGGAAGTTTAAAGAACGATTAACCACTTTAGACAAAGTTTCGCATGCACATGTCAGCATAGCTGTGTTAGACCTAGATTTATTTAAGCAATTCAACGATACGTACGGCCATGATGCCGGGGATAATATCCTTTGGGGAGTGGCGCAGGTATTTGCAGCATACTCATCTAAGAATGCCACTGTGTACCGCATAGGGGGCGAAGAATTCGCTGTTATCATGGTAGGCATGTCGAAGAAAGAAGCAGAGTTTTTTATAGTAGACATTATGGATAATGTCGTAAACCGTCCTATTCCTTTGAATAGGGAGGAATCAGTTTCTGTTACTTTATCCGTCGGGTTGGCATTTTCAAGAGAAGGTGAAACATTGCATAAACTGTGGAAATTAGCGGATCGTGCGATGTATCATTCTAAAGAGAATGGCCGTAATCAATTAACTGTTGCTCCAACTGAATAA
- a CDS encoding type IV pilus modification PilV family protein, whose amino-acid sequence MAEMMKKIKEKLLKQESGVTLVELLASIVLLTIIVTTFLTFFVQAGRTNNRIDDMNEATFIAQEQLELITGYSEELTVADTKKKLATSKNGYNIHVTFEPKDDLQAVMVIVSKEEKPLAQMETRLPFKK is encoded by the coding sequence ATGGCAGAGATGATGAAAAAAATTAAAGAGAAATTGCTAAAACAAGAGAGTGGCGTCACTTTGGTGGAACTACTGGCTTCTATTGTGCTGCTCACGATTATCGTCACAACATTTCTCACTTTTTTCGTCCAGGCAGGCCGCACCAATAACCGGATTGATGACATGAACGAGGCAACTTTCATTGCCCAGGAGCAGCTGGAACTTATTACCGGCTATTCAGAAGAGCTGACAGTGGCCGACACAAAAAAGAAATTAGCCACTAGTAAAAATGGCTATAACATACACGTAACTTTTGAACCAAAAGATGATTTACAGGCCGTTATGGTAATTGTATCGAAGGAGGAGAAGCCTCTTGCGCAGATGGAAACAAGATTGCCGTTTAAGAAATGA
- a CDS encoding prepilin-type N-terminal cleavage/methylation domain-containing protein: MRRWKQDCRLRNEAGFTLVELLASLAVLSLIIGLIGSVTMFGLKQYDQQVYVAEQSNDYAYALTVLSKEVRSAEEVVISAGSITVDGVVFAQSGSQLVKTTQSGKEILADNVKTGGFQVVENTDKTIGITLENAQTDVKQKMYETTIYLRR; this comes from the coding sequence TTGCGCAGATGGAAACAAGATTGCCGTTTAAGAAATGAAGCCGGTTTTACATTAGTGGAGTTGTTAGCGAGCTTAGCGGTGCTCTCGCTCATTATCGGATTAATCGGCTCCGTTACCATGTTTGGACTCAAGCAGTATGATCAGCAAGTTTATGTCGCAGAGCAGTCGAATGATTATGCGTACGCATTAACAGTGCTGTCAAAGGAAGTGCGAAGCGCAGAAGAGGTAGTGATTTCTGCTGGATCAATCACAGTAGACGGAGTTGTGTTCGCACAAAGTGGTTCTCAATTAGTTAAGACGACGCAATCCGGGAAAGAAATATTAGCAGATAATGTCAAAACTGGTGGCTTTCAAGTAGTCGAAAACACAGACAAAACAATTGGAATTACTTTAGAAAATGCCCAAACGGATGTCAAGCAAAAAATGTATGAGACAACTATCTACTTAAGAAGGTGA
- a CDS encoding PilX N-terminal domain-containing pilus assembly protein, translating to MRIEKPQNISENEQGSALVYTLMVLLLLSLLGMSVGMVTVGSYRLASETQDSTSAYYIAEAGAETIYRNIESQVSKVYESSSTKNAYVSAINTLVRSVDDKIVENFQNQKNSQPEAHVKIEQTGEMKYIIISTGKVSGNERVVKKEFNINWIEKSKAINLPSTPPNAAIVARNKLSLTNGTLNGTAYIDSKAKNAIFLKGGQGGYAGTIVYPLGVKQEDILDKSQIYEPYPKLISREEKFYWNNYEDLLNAIKKDFNQPVTINKNTFERLPEEYFEKDQYNKYQVVTSDGSVLVNNWMFSHYDIKVNNNKYIPKLILDSDKSTNITFSSGAESLVIDEISIGSGSKVFLKGSGNINIYLNKLTIQPAGSLDIEVDGHVTIRVDDLKVLSSKINIKNSNNVTIVVNKSLEFNNESMINNPGSSKQLLFVYRGSTPNFSELTYMNANVFSINNSDALTIKNSSINGIFVTDSKSVSYSGGNASRESNLIMIAPAADITLGEGYYINGTLIGNKVTLSGGGNLMSKIIDSAGFYFDGGAENEAIDLITSTPIIEPN from the coding sequence ATGCGCATTGAAAAACCACAAAATATATCTGAAAACGAACAAGGCAGTGCATTAGTCTACACTTTGATGGTACTTTTACTGTTATCGCTATTAGGTATGTCTGTCGGGATGGTTACTGTGGGGAGTTACCGCCTCGCAAGTGAAACTCAGGATAGTACTTCTGCATATTATATAGCAGAAGCTGGTGCTGAAACTATTTATAGAAACATCGAGAGTCAAGTTTCTAAGGTTTATGAGTCCAGTTCTACAAAAAACGCTTATGTATCCGCAATAAATACTTTAGTGAGAAGCGTTGATGATAAGATTGTTGAAAACTTTCAAAACCAGAAAAATAGCCAACCGGAAGCTCATGTAAAGATTGAGCAGACCGGAGAAATGAAATATATTATCATTTCCACTGGGAAAGTCAGTGGAAATGAAAGAGTGGTAAAAAAAGAATTTAATATTAACTGGATAGAAAAGAGCAAAGCGATTAACTTACCGTCCACTCCTCCAAATGCGGCAATAGTAGCCAGGAACAAGTTATCATTAACTAATGGGACATTGAATGGTACGGCTTATATTGACTCCAAGGCGAAAAATGCCATCTTTTTAAAAGGTGGCCAAGGTGGATATGCAGGTACTATTGTTTATCCATTAGGAGTTAAGCAAGAAGATATATTAGATAAATCCCAAATCTATGAGCCTTATCCGAAGTTAATCTCTAGAGAAGAGAAATTTTATTGGAATAATTATGAAGATCTATTAAATGCGATTAAAAAAGATTTTAATCAGCCAGTGACAATTAATAAAAATACATTTGAAAGATTACCTGAAGAGTACTTTGAAAAAGATCAATATAATAAATACCAAGTTGTTACTTCGGATGGGAGTGTTTTAGTTAATAACTGGATGTTTTCCCACTATGATATTAAAGTAAATAACAACAAATATATTCCTAAATTAATACTCGATTCGGACAAATCTACTAATATTACTTTCAGTAGCGGCGCAGAGTCCCTTGTGATTGATGAGATAAGCATCGGATCTGGAAGCAAAGTTTTTTTAAAAGGCTCTGGAAATATAAATATTTACTTAAATAAATTAACGATACAACCGGCGGGGAGTCTTGATATTGAGGTAGATGGACATGTCACGATAAGGGTAGACGATTTGAAAGTTTTGTCAAGCAAAATTAATATTAAAAATAGCAATAATGTTACAATAGTGGTTAATAAGTCCCTAGAATTTAATAATGAATCGATGATTAACAACCCCGGAAGTTCAAAACAACTCTTATTTGTATATAGAGGGAGTACACCAAACTTTAGTGAACTTACTTATATGAACGCTAATGTATTTTCTATAAATAATAGTGACGCCCTAACAATAAAAAATTCCAGTATCAATGGTATATTCGTTACAGATAGCAAGTCCGTTTCTTATTCTGGTGGGAATGCAAGTAGAGAGTCAAATTTGATTATGATCGCTCCAGCAGCCGATATCACTTTAGGAGAAGGTTACTATATAAATGGGACATTGATTGGAAATAAAGTAACGCTCAGCGGTGGAGGTAATTTGATGAGTAAGATAATTGATTCAGCGGGGTTCTACTTTGATGGTGGTGCCGAAAATGAAGCTATAGATTTAATTACTTCCACTCCAATCATCGAACCAAACTAG
- a CDS encoding GspE/PulE family protein, producing the protein MADFKKKKLGDLLKEAGLITELQIIEAIERKKADQKLGNALVEQGFITEKQLLDVLEIQLKLDSVSLYQYPLDPALADVVTKEFARSKLLLPIKIEGSHLLVAMNDPLDFYAIEELEFATGYVVQPVIATRDDLLQTMNRVYDSKEVNVEHIEGEDAPAVRIFTQLLETGVTLRASDIHLDQTEHQVTVRYRVDGVLRTDRPLPKSLMNSLIARIKIMAGLNVTESRLPQDGRISTKILGKKTNLRVATLPTVFGEKVVLRILDMSNLFTKVVDIGFEPDVLEDYEALLKQPSGLILLTGPTGSGKTSTLYGSLNELNRPDLNIITVEDPVEYQLEGINQVQVNAQIGLTFAAGLRSILRQDPNVIMVGEIRDGETAENSIRAALTGHLVFSTLHTNSAIEAIPRLMDMGIESYLITSALSGVVAQRLVKTICKDCSYTREATPVEKEIFERRGQTIETITNGEGCDACRQTGYRGRMAIHELLVVDESMKKLMMNNASFQELKNHMIEKNTRLLIDDGLLKVKAGKTTLEEILRVASLDD; encoded by the coding sequence TTGGCAGATTTCAAGAAAAAGAAACTTGGGGATTTACTGAAAGAAGCTGGCTTGATTACGGAGCTGCAAATCATTGAAGCGATTGAGCGTAAGAAAGCAGATCAAAAATTGGGAAATGCTTTGGTTGAACAAGGCTTCATTACTGAAAAACAATTGTTGGATGTATTAGAAATCCAATTGAAATTGGATAGTGTGTCGCTTTACCAGTATCCTTTAGATCCCGCATTGGCTGACGTGGTTACAAAAGAGTTCGCCCGTTCGAAGTTGTTGCTTCCAATTAAGATTGAAGGCTCACATCTTTTGGTTGCGATGAATGACCCGTTGGACTTTTATGCAATCGAGGAATTGGAGTTCGCGACTGGGTACGTTGTTCAACCGGTTATCGCCACACGTGATGACTTGTTGCAGACAATGAACAGGGTGTATGATTCAAAAGAAGTGAATGTGGAGCATATCGAAGGCGAAGACGCGCCGGCAGTTCGTATTTTTACGCAATTATTGGAAACGGGCGTGACGTTGCGTGCTTCCGATATTCACTTGGACCAAACGGAACATCAAGTAACTGTTCGTTACCGCGTTGACGGTGTATTGAGAACGGACCGACCTTTACCCAAATCATTAATGAACTCATTGATTGCCCGCATTAAAATTATGGCGGGATTGAATGTTACGGAATCACGGTTGCCGCAAGATGGGCGTATCAGTACTAAAATACTCGGTAAAAAAACGAATTTGCGGGTGGCCACGTTGCCAACTGTATTCGGTGAAAAAGTTGTTCTGCGTATTTTAGATATGTCGAATCTGTTCACAAAAGTGGTTGATATAGGCTTCGAGCCGGATGTTTTAGAAGACTATGAAGCATTGTTAAAGCAACCATCTGGCTTAATTCTTTTAACAGGCCCAACCGGATCAGGAAAAACGTCGACACTTTACGGTTCGCTAAATGAACTGAATCGGCCGGACTTGAACATTATTACGGTTGAAGATCCGGTAGAATATCAGCTCGAAGGGATTAACCAAGTACAAGTGAATGCACAGATTGGTCTGACATTTGCGGCGGGATTGCGCTCTATTTTGCGACAAGACCCGAATGTTATCATGGTTGGGGAAATCCGTGACGGGGAGACAGCTGAAAACAGTATCCGTGCCGCACTGACTGGGCATTTAGTTTTTAGTACGCTGCATACAAATAGCGCGATTGAGGCGATTCCACGGTTGATGGATATGGGAATTGAATCCTACTTGATCACTTCCGCATTGAGTGGAGTGGTTGCACAACGTTTGGTTAAAACAATCTGCAAAGACTGTTCGTATACAAGAGAAGCGACGCCGGTTGAAAAAGAGATTTTTGAGCGTCGTGGGCAAACGATTGAAACAATCACAAACGGTGAAGGGTGCGATGCCTGTCGTCAAACGGGTTACCGGGGCCGAATGGCTATTCATGAATTGCTGGTTGTGGATGAATCAATGAAGAAATTGATGATGAATAATGCGTCGTTCCAAGAATTAAAAAATCATATGATTGAAAAAAACACGCGTCTATTAATAGATGATGGCTTGTTGAAGGTAAAAGCTGGAAAAACGACTCTGGAAGAAATTCTTCGAGTTGCTTCTCTCGATGACTAA
- a CDS encoding type IV pilus twitching motility protein PilT: MENLNEILKKAFYAGASDVHLVVGTPPVFRVDGNLIPQPGERLSPEDIKVFAHAILPTEMVAFLEEKREIDFSYGINGLTRFRVNVFYQRNSLSMAFRIIAMDIPKLETLGIPTVTRKLVEEPHGLFLVTGPTGSGKTTSLASLINHLNLTQNRHIITLEDPIEYLHTHKKSIIVQREIGFDAASFQSGLRASLRQDPDVILVGELRDLETISTAITAAETGHLVLGTLHTSSATGSIERMIDVFPGDQRNQVRLMLANVLLGILTQRLLPRRDGTGRVPATEMLINNTAIKNLIRNEKMHQIPNILQTSGDQGMHTMEMSLRQLVNEGKISPEQVW; the protein is encoded by the coding sequence ATGGAAAATTTAAATGAAATATTAAAAAAAGCTTTCTATGCTGGCGCTTCTGATGTTCATTTAGTTGTGGGTACGCCTCCCGTTTTTCGAGTTGATGGCAATCTCATTCCACAACCTGGTGAGAGACTGAGTCCGGAAGACATTAAAGTATTTGCGCATGCGATTTTGCCCACTGAAATGGTGGCATTTCTAGAAGAAAAACGTGAAATCGACTTTTCTTATGGAATCAATGGTTTGACCCGCTTTCGCGTGAATGTCTTTTATCAAAGAAATTCGTTATCAATGGCTTTTCGAATTATCGCGATGGACATACCGAAACTGGAAACGCTGGGTATTCCCACGGTTACCCGTAAGTTGGTTGAAGAACCACATGGCCTTTTTCTAGTGACTGGTCCAACCGGAAGCGGAAAAACGACTTCGTTGGCGTCGCTGATTAATCATCTGAATCTAACGCAAAACCGGCATATTATCACTCTGGAAGATCCGATTGAATATTTGCATACGCATAAAAAATCAATCATCGTCCAACGTGAAATTGGATTTGACGCTGCATCCTTTCAGTCTGGATTAAGAGCCAGTTTACGTCAGGATCCGGATGTCATTTTAGTGGGTGAGTTACGCGATTTAGAGACGATTTCCACTGCAATTACAGCAGCGGAAACGGGACACTTGGTTTTAGGAACCTTGCATACATCCAGTGCGACCGGCAGTATTGAGCGGATGATAGATGTATTTCCGGGTGATCAACGCAATCAAGTGCGTCTGATGTTGGCCAATGTACTGTTAGGGATTTTAACACAACGACTCTTGCCGAGGCGGGATGGGACAGGGCGTGTACCGGCAACAGAAATGCTAATAAATAATACGGCCATCAAAAATCTTATCCGCAATGAAAAAATGCACCAGATTCCTAATATTTTACAAACCTCGGGAGACCAAGGTATGCACACCATGGAAATGAGTCTGAGACAGTTAGTAAATGAAGGAAAGATTAGTCCGGAGCAAGTATGGTGA
- a CDS encoding type II secretion system F family protein, translating into MAVFSYQAKTKDGKKLKGKIESVTKRDAMEELRSMDLVVFKVEPMNALLNKDITLRKTLKEKEFIIFLRQFATLLNAGILLVDSVELLAKQTTDPVLMVALETLASDVQNGEALSVAMTKQPKVFPDLLVHMTHSAEVSGRLEEVMDQMASYYEKQYRIKKKVETAMTYPLVVGTLAIGITIFLLVFIVPIFSDMFASMGGELPAITKLVLNLSNFFKDFWILMVLVVLLFILASQRLLKQERYAYSKDVFVLRFPLIGLFMQKTLLARMTQTLSSLLNSSVPILDAIDVTSQVVGNRVVSKVLKAARKDVEQGESLAKAMDGHWFFPPLITQMIQVGESSGELDTMLKKVADIYDQELEEASDKLQSLIEPIMIVTLAVFVGFIVMAIVVPMFGMFETF; encoded by the coding sequence ATGGCGGTATTTTCCTATCAAGCGAAAACGAAAGATGGCAAAAAACTTAAAGGTAAAATTGAAAGTGTGACGAAACGTGATGCAATGGAAGAACTCCGTAGTATGGATTTAGTTGTCTTTAAAGTAGAACCAATGAACGCACTTTTAAACAAAGATATTACGTTACGAAAAACGCTAAAAGAAAAAGAATTTATCATTTTTTTGCGCCAGTTCGCAACGCTTTTGAATGCCGGTATTTTATTGGTTGATAGTGTCGAACTTTTAGCCAAGCAAACCACGGATCCCGTTTTAATGGTAGCGCTGGAAACGTTGGCCTCGGATGTTCAAAACGGTGAAGCATTGTCTGTCGCAATGACAAAACAGCCGAAAGTTTTCCCGGACTTATTAGTACATATGACACATTCGGCTGAAGTCAGTGGACGTTTGGAAGAGGTTATGGATCAAATGGCTTCTTACTACGAGAAACAATACCGGATTAAGAAGAAGGTTGAAACGGCCATGACCTATCCGTTGGTCGTCGGAACATTGGCAATCGGTATTACGATATTTTTGTTGGTTTTCATCGTACCGATATTTAGCGACATGTTTGCTTCAATGGGGGGCGAGTTGCCAGCCATTACCAAACTTGTTCTCAACTTGAGTAACTTTTTCAAAGATTTTTGGATACTTATGGTCTTGGTAGTTTTGTTGTTCATATTGGCTTCACAGCGGCTTTTGAAGCAAGAACGCTATGCGTATTCGAAAGATGTTTTTGTATTACGTTTTCCACTTATTGGTCTGTTTATGCAAAAAACGTTATTGGCACGGATGACGCAAACGCTGAGTTCGTTGCTGAATAGTTCCGTTCCAATTTTGGATGCGATTGATGTTACGAGCCAAGTTGTGGGGAATAGAGTGGTCTCGAAAGTGTTGAAGGCTGCCCGGAAAGATGTGGAACAAGGAGAGTCCTTAGCGAAAGCGATGGACGGTCACTGGTTCTTCCCGCCACTCATTACACAGATGATTCAGGTAGGTGAGTCGAGTGGGGAATTGGATACCATGCTCAAAAAAGTAGCAGATATCTATGATCAGGAATTAGAAGAAGCTTCTGATAAATTACAGTCGCTGATTGAGCCGATTATGATTGTCACATTGGCAGTATTTGTTGGCTTTATTGTAATGGCAATTGTCGTTCCGATGTTCGGAATGTTTGAGACGTTTTAA
- a CDS encoding prepilin-type N-terminal cleavage/methylation domain-containing protein: protein MRNKIKQLLNKEEGFTLVELLAVLAILALIVGIAVPMIGNVVSNSQTKADAAQSELIVNAAQLQAVEAGTKFDASKAIDIDPLVNAGYLESDPELKGKTLTVTTGTDGKKVYTLSTTPPK from the coding sequence ATGAGAAACAAAATCAAACAATTGTTAAACAAAGAAGAAGGATTTACATTGGTAGAGTTACTAGCAGTACTAGCGATTTTAGCACTTATTGTGGGGATTGCTGTTCCGATGATTGGGAATGTGGTTAGTAATTCACAAACTAAGGCTGATGCAGCTCAAAGTGAGCTAATCGTTAATGCTGCACAATTGCAGGCTGTAGAAGCAGGTACTAAATTTGATGCTAGTAAAGCAATAGATATAGACCCATTAGTAAATGCAGGATATTTGGAATCTGATCCAGAGTTAAAGGGAAAAACTCTTACAGTTACAACAGGAACTGACGGGAAAAAAGTCTATACATTATCGACAACTCCTCCAAAATAA
- a CDS encoding prepilin peptidase, translating into MDVIFTLIFFIYGLIFGSFFNVVGLRVPKGSLFSQTRSYCDTCERTLTWKELIPVFSFMIQKGKCRKCQEEISPLYPFMELATGILVAFTYYRFGFSPALLLGLLLISLVIPITVSDIAYRRIPNKILLFFFPLFLIYHLVFPLTPLWDALLGAGIAFTLLLLILFLSKGGMGAGDLKYFTLLGFVFGTKGFLLTFFLAVLFGLVGGLITMKRTKQGAKTLIPFGPYIGLAAMTVLFYGDALITWYVSLLGF; encoded by the coding sequence ATGGACGTTATATTCACCCTAATCTTTTTCATTTATGGCCTCATTTTCGGCTCCTTCTTTAATGTTGTGGGGCTGCGAGTACCGAAAGGAAGCTTGTTTTCGCAAACGCGCTCCTATTGCGACACGTGCGAGCGCACTTTAACTTGGAAGGAATTAATCCCGGTCTTTTCATTTATGATTCAAAAAGGAAAATGTCGGAAGTGCCAAGAGGAAATTTCGCCGCTGTATCCGTTCATGGAACTTGCGACTGGAATTTTGGTTGCATTCACGTATTACCGATTCGGTTTTAGTCCAGCGTTACTGTTAGGTTTATTATTAATTAGTCTGGTCATTCCGATTACCGTTTCGGATATTGCGTATCGCCGGATCCCGAATAAAATCCTACTCTTTTTCTTCCCGTTGTTCTTGATTTACCATCTGGTCTTTCCGCTGACGCCGCTTTGGGACGCACTTTTAGGCGCAGGGATTGCATTTACTTTGCTACTTCTCATTCTCTTTCTATCAAAAGGCGGCATGGGCGCAGGGGATTTGAAGTACTTTACACTCTTGGGGTTTGTATTTGGTACGAAAGGTTTTCTGTTAACGTTCTTCCTGGCGGTTCTGTTCGGATTGGTCGGTGGACTGATTACAATGAAGCGCACAAAGCAAGGAGCGAAAACGCTGATTCCTTTTGGTCCGTATATCGGTCTAGCCGCCATGACAGTTTTATTTTATGGGGATGCACTTATTACGTGGTATGTATCGTTGCTTGGATTTTGA
- the pilM gene encoding type IV pilus biogenesis protein PilM: MLFKKKPNLYFEFLETRIRYVVTDPQSQAVIDKAEIQFETKIINEGKITNPSLIQNRLHALVTEKKWKNAKASLLLPDDSVVIREEIIPGQLTEAEVKDYLNLHMGQSIRSPFKETSFHHEIVWQSETEKKVILMLYPTATTREFEAILTGANLDPQFADISSLCLYRMIESNNDIKLADDNHTLVFQWTPTHTTNMVFNQNLPKFARNSRNPNVFEDWELTAEGEWLWKKDQQSLLGEIKETLDVLERFLEFYRYSVLDGKNGITEIVLAGDFSYMEELKENMENRFYLPIHHIKQVEEVESKYLPLYGLSMKQKGTNKTKRKVVKEA, translated from the coding sequence ATGCTATTTAAAAAGAAACCAAATCTATACTTTGAATTTCTAGAAACAAGAATCCGTTATGTTGTGACGGATCCTCAGAGCCAGGCGGTTATCGACAAAGCTGAAATACAATTTGAAACGAAAATTATTAATGAAGGTAAAATTACGAATCCGTCATTAATTCAAAACCGCCTGCATGCGCTTGTTACAGAGAAAAAATGGAAAAATGCGAAAGCGTCATTGTTATTGCCGGATGATTCGGTGGTTATTCGGGAAGAGATTATTCCGGGGCAACTGACTGAGGCGGAAGTGAAAGACTATCTCAATCTGCACATGGGGCAGTCAATTCGTTCACCATTTAAGGAAACGAGCTTTCATCACGAGATTGTTTGGCAGAGTGAGACGGAGAAAAAAGTAATTTTAATGTTATATCCCACAGCGACGACTCGTGAGTTTGAAGCTATTTTGACGGGAGCGAATTTGGACCCACAGTTCGCAGATATCTCTTCTTTGTGCCTGTATCGTATGATTGAAAGTAATAATGACATCAAATTGGCTGATGACAACCACACGCTTGTGTTTCAATGGACCCCGACACATACAACGAATATGGTCTTTAACCAGAATTTGCCGAAGTTTGCGAGAAACTCACGTAATCCAAACGTTTTTGAAGACTGGGAATTGACAGCTGAGGGTGAATGGCTGTGGAAAAAAGACCAGCAGTCTTTGCTGGGAGAGATTAAAGAAACATTGGATGTTTTGGAACGCTTTTTAGAATTCTACCGTTACTCCGTTTTAGATGGTAAAAATGGGATTACGGAAATTGTTCTAGCCGGTGATTTTTCTTATATGGAAGAATTGAAAGAAAATATGGAGAACCGTTTTTATTTGCCAATTCATCATATTAAGCAAGTGGAAGAAGTTGAATCAAAATATCTACCGTTATATGGTCTTTCAATGAAACAAAAAGGCACGAATAAAACGAAACGAAAAGTGGTAAAGGAGGCGTAG